The Dehalococcoidia bacterium genome includes a window with the following:
- a CDS encoding MFS transporter: MPRPTLSDDEVESGMKWLTWEGAATMGYSSITESGFLTAYALLMGANNFQIGLLAALPFLIQPTQ; this comes from the coding sequence TTGCCAAGACCCACGCTCTCTGACGATGAGGTCGAGAGCGGTATGAAGTGGCTGACCTGGGAAGGCGCGGCCACGATGGGTTACAGCAGCATAACTGAGAGCGGGTTTCTCACCGCTTACGCTCTGCTGATGGGCGCCAACAACTTCCAGATCGGACTTCTGGCCGCCCTGCCGTTCCTGATCCAGCCCACCCAG